TGAGCGGCGGTTAGGTGGGTGAGACAAGCGACAgacacgttgttgttgttgttgttgttgttgttgttgtagccgTACAAGGCGTCGGAGTGGCGGTAATATCCACAGCCGGGACCGGAGGGACCGAGGGCCCCACCGCTCTGCCCTGCCGCTGCACGGGCCCCTGCGGCCTGGCAGACGAGCTGCCCGTCCCGGACCAACACCGGGACCGACACTCTCCTCGGGGGGTGTGAGAGGGCCGGGTAGCCCGCTAGCTCCAACGACTGGTCTTGCCGTTGCCGCTTGCATTTGTACCTCCTGTTCTGAAACCATATCTTGACCTGCGTGGACGTCAGCTCCAGCAGGTGCGCCAGGACGTTCCGCTGCTCCGCGCAGAGGTAGCGCTGCTGCGTGAAGCGCTGCTCCAGCTGCGCCACCTGAGCCGCGGAGAACAGAACGCGAGGCCGTGGTGGCGGTGCGGCCTTGGGCTTCACGGGGCGAGGAGAAATGTAGTGGCCGCTTGTTtctacacacaaaaacatagaaAAGAACCATAACTAAAAGTGTACATTTTCAATAGCCCGTCAATGACAGAGATATTGACCGGTATTTAGACCAAAATATGTTCGCCAAACTATATGTTCGCCAATTATATTTTCATCAAGGCCTCTCAccaaggcctgtgtgtgtgtgtctgtgtgtgtgtgtgtgtgtgtgtgtgtgtgtgtgtgtgtgtgtgtgtgtgtgtgtgtgtgtgtctgcgtgcgtgcgtgagtgtttgcgtgtgtgtgcgtgtggtggttgtgtgtttctgtgtttctgtgtgtgcaaacCGCTTACTCACCCCGGTCATTAGCTTTAACTTCTGGTAACAACAGGGTTCTCCGGGTATCGAGGTTCCCGGTGCGTTTCCACGGCGTCCCCGAAACGAGCTGATCCCCGCAATCACTCTCCAGCCTGGCGAGCGCGCCTTCCGGTCGGGCGACGTCCAAACGGGGCATGGAGGGGGCACGAGCAGACAGCAGGAGCCGGTCCTCAGATGTGTGATAAAGGTCCAGCTGAAGTATGTCCTTGACTGAAAACGGCGTTAACGCGATGGTATGGAAACTCATCCCTTTTGCTTTTGAATGACGGAAGAGTTCCAGTTAAGATGTAAAGACCACTATGGGTACCCTTGGCTCTAACCAGTGGCGTCATTGGGAGATGAGGTGTCTCAATGCGTGAACCCGGAGAGGTGGATTACCTGTTGGTCCTCTCAGAAGACCTCCCCAGATCGTGGGCCAATGGGCCACTCGGATTTGGATTGGTTTGCCCTCTGGACTGATCACTAACTACTGGTCTCATCCCAACACTCTGAAGGAGCAGGCCTACAGCAGGATATAGGGCCTATACACCACGTCAACACTGTAGACTCTACAGCGTTGTGGAGTGTGGAAACAGGGTTGTACAGTGTGGATGTTTCAGTAAAATGTTCCTCTACACTTAACATTTGTTACTTCATTTGATGACGTTAGACCtcatacatatttatgaagcttgacctttttcttattttactCACTATTGTTCTTATATTATTCTGACACATTAGGCCCAAAACATACAGTaatactacccccccccccctccctctgaacACAGCAAACAACATGAGGACACACATTTACTAAGAACTGAGTCTATTAAATGGCCAATGCAAGaacttttactttgtaacttcATTTTGTACTCGTTTTCATTTGAAAGTTCTATTGATTTTAGATTTTGTTCTCATA
Above is a genomic segment from Gadus morhua chromosome 6, gadMor3.0, whole genome shotgun sequence containing:
- the nkx2.7 gene encoding NK2 transcription factor related 7 encodes the protein MSFHTIALTPFSVKDILQLDLYHTSEDRLLLSARAPSMPRLDVARPEGALARLESDCGDQLVSGTPWKRTGNLDTRRTLLLPEVKANDRETSGHYISPRPVKPKAAPPPRPRVLFSAAQVAQLEQRFTQQRYLCAEQRNVLAHLLELTSTQVKIWFQNRRYKCKRQRQDQSLELAGYPALSHPPRRVSVPVLVRDGQLVCQAAGARAAAGQSGGALGPSGPGCGYYRHSDALYGYNNNNNNNNNNVSVACLTHLTAAQTADRHPADLGLMDTRYGPSNATFSFGHIQPSRGWLD